The segment CGCCGCGAATGATTTGATTAGTGACCTGCCGTGCGGCGCTTTTTGCCATCGTCTGTACCACCCCATCACGCTTGCCGCCGCGCGGGCCGGTACTGCCAAACAGAATATCTTTCAGGCCGCCGAGAATGCCGTCATCCACCGCCACATTGTTGCCTTTCGCTGCGGGGGCATTGGCCTGATCGGTGGCAACCTGCACCCCTTTTTGTAGCATCTCGAAGGCAGATTCACGATCGACTTCGCTGTCGTATTTACCGTACAACGGCGAGTGGTTAATCAGGCCATTACGTTCATCACTGCTGACTGGCCCCATGCGGGAACCGGGCGCAATCACCATCGCACGTTCCACTATCGACGGGCTGCCTTTTTCATCGAGGAAGGAGATTAACGCCTCGCCAGTCCCCAGCGCCTGAATGGCCTCGACGGTATTAAACGCCGGGTTGGCACGCATGGTGTCGGCCGCCGTTTTCAGCGCTTTCTGATCTTTCGGGGTAAAGGCGCGCAGTGCATGCTGCACACGGTTGCCGAGTTGGCCCAACACGCTGTCGGGAATATCGGCGGGATTCTGCGTGACAAAATAGACGCCAACGCCTTTCGAGCGAATCAGGCGAATCACCTGTTCAACCTTCTCCAGCAGCACCGCGGGCGCGTCGTTAAACAGCAGATGCGCCTCATCAAAGAAGAACACCATTTTTGGCTTCTCAAGATCGCCCGCTTCGGGTAATTGTTCATACAATTCTGCCAGTAGCCACAGTAGGCTGGTGGCGTAGAGTTTTGGCAGTTGATAGAGCTTTTCGGCGGAGAGGATGTTGATAAAACCTTTGCCCTGATCGTCGCAACGCATCCAGTCGCGAATATCCAGCATCGGTTCACCAAAGAAATGCTCAGCACCCTGCTGCTCCAGCGTCAGCAGGCCACGCTGAATTGCGCCGACCGAGGCGCTATTGATGTTGCCATATTGCGTCTGGAATTCTTTAGCGTTGTCGCCGATGTATTGCGTCATAGCGCGCAAATCTTTGAAATCCAGCAGCAACAGGCCCTGATCGTCGGCGATGCGGAAGATGATTTGCAGTACGCCGCTCTGGATGTCATTGAGGTTGAGCAAACGCGCCAGCAGCAGCGGGCCAACATCCGAGACGGTGGCGCGCACCGGATGGCCTTGCTCGCCAAAGATATCCCACAACATCACCGGATTGGATTGAGGTTGCCAGTCGGTCACGCCGATTTTCGCCAGCCGAGCCAGCAGTTTCTCCGAACCTTCGCCCTCAGCGGCGATACCCGTCAGATCGCCTTTCACATCGGCCATAAACACCGGTACGCCAATGGAGGAGAAGGATTCTGCCAGTTTTTGCAGCGTGACGGTTTTACCGGTGCCGGTCGCGCCGGCAATCAGGCCGTGGCGGTTCGCCATGTTTGGCAGCAGTTGCAGTTTCACTTCCGGGGTTTGGGCAATCAACAACGGGGTGGTCATGATTTTTCTCTCTCAGGCAAGCGGTGATGCCTGAAAGGATAGCAAACGTCGACCAGGCGTAGCGGCGCGATTCTTTATCGTCTGCGAAAAGATGCGCGATAAATCGCGCCGCTACGGGACAGGTTATTTCTTTTGCACCGTATCGAAATATAACAGGCTCACACCGATCCCCTGCTGCACATGATCGACATTATCACGCACCGCCACCTGCTGCGCGCCCTGTAAGGTGATAACGAACGGCGAATTCTGCTGCACCGACTGCTGCAATTCGGTGTAGAGCTGGCGACGTTTGGCCGCATCGCTTTCGCCTGCTGCGGCGCGGGTTTTGGCGCTCAGATCCGGAATGTCCCAGCCGACGCGCCATGCGAGGGTTTTCGAGCCGCCGGGTACGTTGTACACAAAGGCGCTGGCGTTGGTATTGGGATCGACATAATCCGCTCCCCAGTAAATAAAGATTGACTGGAAATCACGTCCGCGCATTTTGCTCCACAGCTCCGACTCCGCCACCGGTTGCAGCTCAATCTGAATATCCGCTTTGGCAAAGCTGGCTTGCAGTGCCTGGGCCACATCGATATAAGGAGGTTGATTGATGACCGTTAGCGAGAACCGGGTGCCGGACTGAATGCCGCCCTGGCGCAGAATTTGTTTGGCTTTCGCCACATCGTAGTGGAATGGCTGGTTTTCCAGCGCGCCGTCAAACCCCTGCGGCAGGAAGCTTTGATGAATAGCGTATTGGCCTTTTAACAGTTGATCGGCGATGGCGTGATAATCCACCAACCAGCGAGCGGCCTGCCAGAATGCAGGATTGCCAAGTGCCGGTTGTGCTTTGTTCTGCGTATTGAAGCCGAGGTAATACACCAGGCTGGACGGGAAAGCAGCGATGCGCAGGTTTTTATCGCTTTTCAGCGCGTCAATCTGATCCGGACCAAGCTGGTAGGCGACATCGACATCACCCTGCTGAATCAACAAACGACGTGCGCCAGCATCGGCCACGCCTTTTAGCAGAATACGTTGCAGGTGCGGCTGGGGCTGTGCCTGGGCGTTAGCGGTCAACACCAATGCCTGCTGCGGGACATATTGCTGAATGACAAAGGCCGCGCTGCCTGCGGAATGGGTGTGCAGCCAGCCGTTACCCAGATCGTTGTTGGCTTCATGCTGTTGCACGGTTTTGCTGTCAACAATCGAGGCCACCGGCGCCGTCAGCAGGCGTAGCGCCAGATCCTGCCCAATCGCCGCAGGCCACTGGATTTCCAGTTGGTGATCATTCAACACCTTAAACTGAGCGGCGACATTGTCTGGCGTCCAGCCAAACTCAGCGAGGATAAACGACGGTGCCTTGTTAAGTTGTACCGCGCGGGTTAAGGAGAACACCACATCCTGCGGCGTTACCGGATTGCCGCTGGCAAAATGCGCGCCGGATTTAAGGGTAAAGACCAGGCTGTGCGGCGTGCTGCCCGCTTGCCAGGAGGTCGCCAGCAGCGGCGCGAGTTTCTGCGGCGTCGTGCGATCGGCCTCCACCAACGTTTGATACAGATTGCGCTGCACGCTGTTGCTGACGGTTTCAAAACTTTCCGCAGGGTCAAAACTGATGATGCCATCGAGCGGCACGGCGACAACTAAGGTGTCCTTCGGCGTCGCCGCCTGTAACGTAAAAGCGCAACTGATTAGCGCCAGCAACAAAACTAATGATCGCATTATTGTCATCCCGAGTGATTGATTAACTGACTCTATCGCTGAGGCGCAAATGGCAAAATGCCGGTTTGTTCTGAGCTGTGCCAGAAATTAACAATCCATTTCGGCGCTCAATTATTTCGCTTATTTTGTGCGCTGCCTGTCATTTTTTGGAAATAGATATGGAGATTGTGTTTCCTGTAAGTAAATAAGATGTTATTAATGAGAATGGTTCTCTTGTATGGAAGTGTGATTTATTTTTATCGATTAATTCCCGGTATTATTGCGATGCGTAAATTGTTTTGGTCATTTGCACAGTCGATTCGAACAAAAACCTGACATTTGTACGGTTAAAACGGAAATTCCCGCCGCGAAAGCCCTTCACCAGCTCGTAACCAAAATTCAACATGATGATGCTTTCTCATCAAAACACATCCTTAATTTAATTCTTACACTTTGAAATATCTGTATCCCTAAGATTGCCAGGTTGTTTACCGATGAATTAAGTCATTAACAAAAATAATTATCTTTCTTAGCAAGTGAGAGTCGTCAGGCCATGCTTTTACAAAAACCGACCACCAGACGTAAATTTCTGCTTGGGTCGCTTTTGGCTTTGCCATTAAGTGACCTGGTATTTAAGGGATTGACTGCGGCCCAGGCCGCGGAAATGGCAGCACCGGAACTTGCCGACTATAAACCGATCTTTTTCAGCAGCGATGAGTGGCAATTCATTCTTGCCGCCACCGATCGTCTGATCCCTGCCGGCGGTAATGGCAAGGCTCCGGGTGCGCTGGAAACGAACGTACCGATCTTTATCGACCAGCAGCTTCACAGCCCTGAGTTCGGTGACGAAATCTACATGCAGGGTCCGTTTGACGTGCATGCGCCCGCCACGATGGGCTATCAGATTCCGTTTACTCCGCAGCAGATGTATCACACCGGCATCAAGCTGGTGAATCAGTGGACGCAGAGCAGCTACCAGAAAGCGTTCCACGAGCTGACGCTGGAAGAGAAAGACGCGGTTCTCACTAAAGTGAATAAAAATGACGGTATCGACTTCGCCGCACTGGGCGAGCCGAACCTGAAAGCCTCCCAGTTCTTCAGCCAACTGCTTGCAGATACCAAACATGGCTACCTCGCTGATCCGATGTACGGCGGCAACAAAGGCATGAAAGCCTGGATTGCCATCGGCTTCCCTGGCGCGCGCGCCAGCTTCACCGAGTGGGTTAAACAGCACAACGTACCGTACCCGCTTGGCCCGGTTAGCATCATGGGTGAGCGCGCGTAATTGCGTTTCGCATCAGGTATTTGAGACAGGATTATCATGGCACAGATTACTAAAAAAGAAGTCGACGTCGTTGTCTGCGGCCTCGGCTGGGCAGGCTCGTTAATGAGCATTGAGCTGGCGTTGGCTGGCTTAGAAGTACGCGCGCTGGAGCGCGGTGGTGAGCGCGACTATCCCGAGTTCGCTTACCCGAAACCGGCGGATGAGTACGCCTATAACGTGCGTAACAAGGTGTTCGCTACGCCGAAAGAAGTGGCGGTGACCGTGCGCTACAACATGGACCAGACGGCGCTGCCGACCCGTAAGTGGGGCGCGTTTGCACCGGGTACCGGTGTGGGTGGCGCGGGCATGCACTGGACGGCGGTACTGATTCGTCCTACCCCGACCGATATCAAACTGAAAACCTATGTCGATCAGGCGTACAAGCCGGGTATTCTCCAGGAAGATATGCGCGTGATGGACTTCCCGTTCACCTGGGATGAGATCGAGCCGTATTACACCAAGTTTGAGAAAATTTGCGGTCAGTCCGGTAACACCGGCAACCTGCGCGGTCAGATCCTCGAAGGTGGTGACCCGTTTGAAGGTCCACGTTCTGAGCCTTATCCGCTGCCAGCGCTGGAAGACACGCTGAACAACGTGATGTTTAAAGAAGCGGCGACCAAACTGGGCTACCATCCGTTCCCGAACCCGTCTGCCTGCGTTTCACGCGCGTGGAAAAACCCGTATGGCAACACCATCGCGCCTTGTAACTATTGTGGTTACTGCTCGAAATATCCGTGCCTGAACTACTCCAAAGCTTCACCGCAAACGGCGGTGATGGATGCGCTGAAGCGTATGCCGAACTTCTCCTATGAAGTGCACGCGGAAGTGGTGAAAGTGGTTCTGCACGATGACCAGAAGACCGCTAAAGGGGTGATTTACTACGACGTAGACGGCAACGAAGTGTTCCAGCCGGCGAAGATCGTGGTGCTCTCCAGCTTCCAGTTGTACAACGTGCGTCTGATGCTGTTGTCCGGCATTGGTAAGCCGTACAACCCGATCACCGAAGAAGGTGTGGTTGGTCGTAACTATGCGTTCCTGTCGAACGGTGGCGCGACCCTGTTCTTCAAAGACAAGAACTTCAACTCGTTCGCGACCGCTGGTGCGACCGGCCAGATGTTCAACGACATCTCTCCGGGCAACTTCGATGGTCCAGGTCTCGGCTTCCTCGGCGGTGCCAAGATCCACAGTTCACAGGCGACCGGTACGCCAATGGCCGCTGCACTGCCGAAAGGCACGCCGAGCTGGGGTATGGGCTACAAAGAAGGTCTGGAGCAGTGGTACAACCATTCGATGAAGATCAGCATCACCACGACCTGCCAGTCGTATCGTGATATCTATCTGGATCTCGACCCGCACTACACCGACCACCGTGGCCTACCGCTGCTGCGTATGACCTTCAACTGGAAAGAGAACGAGTTGAAGCTGCAACAGCATCTGAAAGGCATTGTGGGCAACATCGCCAAAGAGCTGAACCCGGATAGCATGAGCATGAGCTTCCTGCCAATGGGCGCAGACTTTGACCTGACCAAATACGTATCCACCCATAACGTGGGCGGCGCGGTAATGGGTGACAACCCGAAAACCTCTGCGCTCAACAAGTACCTGCAAAGCTGGGACGTGCATAACGTGTTTGTACCGGGCGGTAACGCCTTCCCGCAGAACTTCCAGGCGAACCCGACCGATACTATCGGCGCGATCACCCTGATGGCGGCACAGGCAATCAAAGAACATTATCTGAAAAACCCCGGTCCACTGGTACAGGCATAAGCACATGAAATTAAAATCATTGTTAATCGCTAATGCCGTGTTGCTGGGAAGCATTGCGGCGCAGGCGCACGCGGCAGATGACGCACAACTGATCAAAAAGGGTGAATACCTGTCGCGTCTCGGCGACTGTATGGCCTGTCACTCGGTAGCGGGTAAGCCGGACTATGCCGGT is part of the Pantoea phytobeneficialis genome and harbors:
- a CDS encoding ABC transporter substrate-binding protein, whose translation is MRSLVLLLALISCAFTLQAATPKDTLVVAVPLDGIISFDPAESFETVSNSVQRNLYQTLVEADRTTPQKLAPLLATSWQAGSTPHSLVFTLKSGAHFASGNPVTPQDVVFSLTRAVQLNKAPSFILAEFGWTPDNVAAQFKVLNDHQLEIQWPAAIGQDLALRLLTAPVASIVDSKTVQQHEANNDLGNGWLHTHSAGSAAFVIQQYVPQQALVLTANAQAQPQPHLQRILLKGVADAGARRLLIQQGDVDVAYQLGPDQIDALKSDKNLRIAAFPSSLVYYLGFNTQNKAQPALGNPAFWQAARWLVDYHAIADQLLKGQYAIHQSFLPQGFDGALENQPFHYDVAKAKQILRQGGIQSGTRFSLTVINQPPYIDVAQALQASFAKADIQIELQPVAESELWSKMRGRDFQSIFIYWGADYVDPNTNASAFVYNVPGGSKTLAWRVGWDIPDLSAKTRAAAGESDAAKRRQLYTELQQSVQQNSPFVITLQGAQQVAVRDNVDHVQQGIGVSLLYFDTVQKK
- a CDS encoding GMC family oxidoreductase, with protein sequence MAQITKKEVDVVVCGLGWAGSLMSIELALAGLEVRALERGGERDYPEFAYPKPADEYAYNVRNKVFATPKEVAVTVRYNMDQTALPTRKWGAFAPGTGVGGAGMHWTAVLIRPTPTDIKLKTYVDQAYKPGILQEDMRVMDFPFTWDEIEPYYTKFEKICGQSGNTGNLRGQILEGGDPFEGPRSEPYPLPALEDTLNNVMFKEAATKLGYHPFPNPSACVSRAWKNPYGNTIAPCNYCGYCSKYPCLNYSKASPQTAVMDALKRMPNFSYEVHAEVVKVVLHDDQKTAKGVIYYDVDGNEVFQPAKIVVLSSFQLYNVRLMLLSGIGKPYNPITEEGVVGRNYAFLSNGGATLFFKDKNFNSFATAGATGQMFNDISPGNFDGPGLGFLGGAKIHSSQATGTPMAAALPKGTPSWGMGYKEGLEQWYNHSMKISITTTCQSYRDIYLDLDPHYTDHRGLPLLRMTFNWKENELKLQQHLKGIVGNIAKELNPDSMSMSFLPMGADFDLTKYVSTHNVGGAVMGDNPKTSALNKYLQSWDVHNVFVPGGNAFPQNFQANPTDTIGAITLMAAQAIKEHYLKNPGPLVQA
- a CDS encoding gluconate 2-dehydrogenase subunit 3 family protein, with protein sequence MLLQKPTTRRKFLLGSLLALPLSDLVFKGLTAAQAAEMAAPELADYKPIFFSSDEWQFILAATDRLIPAGGNGKAPGALETNVPIFIDQQLHSPEFGDEIYMQGPFDVHAPATMGYQIPFTPQQMYHTGIKLVNQWTQSSYQKAFHELTLEEKDAVLTKVNKNDGIDFAALGEPNLKASQFFSQLLADTKHGYLADPMYGGNKGMKAWIAIGFPGARASFTEWVKQHNVPYPLGPVSIMGERA
- a CDS encoding helicase HerA-like C-terminal domain-containing protein, whose product is MTTPLLIAQTPEVKLQLLPNMANRHGLIAGATGTGKTVTLQKLAESFSSIGVPVFMADVKGDLTGIAAEGEGSEKLLARLAKIGVTDWQPQSNPVMLWDIFGEQGHPVRATVSDVGPLLLARLLNLNDIQSGVLQIIFRIADDQGLLLLDFKDLRAMTQYIGDNAKEFQTQYGNINSASVGAIQRGLLTLEQQGAEHFFGEPMLDIRDWMRCDDQGKGFINILSAEKLYQLPKLYATSLLWLLAELYEQLPEAGDLEKPKMVFFFDEAHLLFNDAPAVLLEKVEQVIRLIRSKGVGVYFVTQNPADIPDSVLGQLGNRVQHALRAFTPKDQKALKTAADTMRANPAFNTVEAIQALGTGEALISFLDEKGSPSIVERAMVIAPGSRMGPVSSDERNGLINHSPLYGKYDSEVDRESAFEMLQKGVQVATDQANAPAAKGNNVAVDDGILGGLKDILFGSTGPRGGKRDGVVQTMAKSAARQVTNQIIRGVLGSLLGGRRR